The sequence below is a genomic window from Anaerolineae bacterium.
AATAGCCTTTTGCCCCATCCTCAGAGCTGGCCTTGGAATGATAGAACCTGCTTTAGAGCTCATCCCAAGAGCTCAGGTATGGCATATCGGGATATATAGGGACCACAAAACCCTGAAGCCCATTGAGTATTACACAAGCCTTCCCGAAAAAGCTACCGCCCAGGTAGCCATAATCTTGGACCCGATGCTGGCCACGGGTGGGTCGGCCGCGATGGCGGGTGATCTCCTCAAAAGTATTGAAGTACCGAGGATAAAATTCGTGGGAGTAATAGCAGCTCCCGAGGGGATTAAAAAATTGCACCAGGCCCATCCGGATATAGATATCTTTGTGGCCGCAGTGGATAAATACTTGACCCCTGAACCTCAAAAGCCCGGCGATCCCCCAGCCGGATACATCGTCCCAGGCCTCGGGGACGCTGGAGACCGCCAGTTCAGGACGGGTTAGTATGGCACGTCCATCATGGGATGAATAT
It includes:
- the upp gene encoding uracil phosphoribosyltransferase, with the translated sequence MGQVYVSDHPLVQHKLTLLRDISTEPKRFRELLKEITWLLLYEATRDLKVEEKPVTTPLGTATGVRIIEEIAFCPILRAGLGMIEPALELIPRAQVWHIGIYRDHKTLKPIEYYTSLPEKATAQVAIILDPMLATGGSAAMAGDLLKSIEVPRIKFVGVIAAPEGIKKLHQAHPDIDIFVAAVDKYLTPEPQKPGDPPAGYIVPGLGDAGDRQFRTG